The following coding sequences are from one Geodermatophilus normandii window:
- a CDS encoding helix-turn-helix transcriptional regulator has protein sequence MRADRLVALLLLLQTRGRVTAAEAAGELEVSVATARRDLEALAAAGVPVYPQAGRGGGWQLVGGARTDLTGLSAPEARALFLLLGPASSAGPDARGALRKLLRALPGTFRADAAAAAEAVVVDPAGWGERARERPEVALLLDAVVARRVVEFDYAGRGGAPGRRRAEPWGLVDKDGTWYLVAGTQAGRRTFRLDRMGAPAVTGEVFERPADLDLPGVWDEVVGAVERSRSLVAATVLAPGRLVPVLLDRFGRHCTVEDAAVHGPDADGHVRLRVAAHTARSVAEQLAGFGGVLQVLGPPAVRAELAALGAELVERHGGA, from the coding sequence GTGCGCGCCGACCGGCTGGTGGCCCTCCTCCTGCTGCTGCAGACGCGCGGCCGGGTCACGGCCGCCGAGGCGGCCGGTGAGCTGGAGGTCTCCGTGGCCACGGCCCGGCGGGACCTCGAGGCACTGGCGGCGGCGGGCGTGCCCGTCTACCCGCAGGCCGGGCGGGGCGGCGGCTGGCAGCTCGTGGGCGGTGCGCGCACCGACCTGACCGGGCTGTCCGCGCCGGAGGCCCGGGCGCTGTTCCTGCTGCTGGGCCCGGCGTCGTCGGCCGGCCCGGACGCCCGCGGCGCCCTGCGCAAGCTGCTGCGGGCGCTGCCGGGGACCTTCCGCGCGGACGCCGCGGCCGCGGCCGAGGCCGTCGTCGTCGACCCGGCGGGCTGGGGCGAGCGGGCGCGCGAGCGGCCGGAGGTGGCCCTGCTGCTCGACGCCGTCGTCGCCCGGCGGGTGGTGGAGTTCGACTACGCCGGCCGGGGTGGTGCGCCGGGCCGGCGGCGCGCGGAGCCGTGGGGGCTCGTGGACAAGGACGGCACCTGGTACCTGGTCGCCGGGACGCAGGCCGGGCGGCGCACGTTCCGCCTGGACCGGATGGGTGCGCCCGCGGTGACCGGGGAGGTGTTCGAGCGGCCCGCCGACCTCGACCTGCCCGGGGTGTGGGACGAGGTGGTCGGCGCGGTGGAGCGCTCCCGGTCGCTCGTGGCGGCGACCGTGCTGGCGCCCGGGCGGCTGGTGCCGGTGCTGCTCGACCGGTTCGGCCGGCACTGCACGGTCGAGGACGCGGCCGTGCACGGGCCGGACGCCGACGGGCACGTGCGGCTGCGGGTGGCCGCGCACACGGCGCGGTCGGTCGCCGAGCAGCTGGCCGGCTTCGGCGGTGTACTGCAGGTGCTGGGCCCGCCCGCCGTCCGCGCCGAGCTGGCGGCCCTCGGCGCCGAGCTGGTCGAGCGCCACGGCGGTGCATGA
- a CDS encoding SDR family NAD(P)-dependent oxidoreductase gives MTDTSRAVLVTGGSRGIGRAIARAFAGRGDRVAVHWGTSRERAEDVLAGLPGSGHALVQADMADAASVGAMVDAAAEALGGLDVLVNNAGVFVASPPLTSSYEEWQAVWAQTLAVNLLGAANATFRAVPHLRAAGGGAVVNVSSRGAFRGEPQNPAYGASKAGMNAFAQSMALALAPLGISVTCVAPGFVQTEMAREVLDGPGGDAVRAQSPLGRVARPEEVASAVVWLASPEARFSTGTIVDVNGASYLRS, from the coding sequence GTGACCGACACCTCGCGCGCCGTCCTCGTCACCGGTGGGTCCCGCGGCATCGGCCGGGCCATCGCCCGCGCCTTCGCCGGGCGTGGCGACCGGGTGGCCGTCCACTGGGGCACCTCCCGGGAGCGCGCCGAGGACGTCCTCGCCGGGCTGCCCGGGTCCGGCCACGCGCTCGTGCAGGCCGACATGGCCGACGCCGCGTCGGTCGGCGCGATGGTCGACGCCGCCGCCGAGGCGCTCGGCGGGCTCGACGTGCTGGTCAACAACGCCGGCGTCTTCGTGGCGTCCCCGCCGCTGACGTCGTCGTACGAGGAGTGGCAGGCCGTCTGGGCGCAGACCCTGGCGGTGAACCTGCTCGGCGCGGCCAACGCCACCTTCCGCGCCGTGCCGCACCTGCGGGCCGCCGGGGGTGGCGCGGTGGTGAACGTGTCGAGCCGCGGCGCCTTCCGGGGCGAGCCGCAGAACCCGGCCTACGGCGCCTCGAAGGCCGGGATGAACGCGTTCGCGCAGTCGATGGCCCTCGCGCTCGCGCCGCTGGGCATCTCGGTGACCTGCGTGGCGCCGGGCTTCGTGCAGACCGAGATGGCGCGCGAGGTGCTCGACGGGCCCGGCGGGGACGCGGTGCGCGCGCAGTCCCCGCTGGGCCGCGTCGCCCGGCCCGAGGAGGTCGCCTCGGCGGTGGTGTGGCTGGCCTCGCCGGAGGCGCGGTTCTCCACCGGGACGATCGTCGACGTGAACGGGGCCTCCTACCTGCGCAGCTGA
- a CDS encoding M28 family peptidase produces the protein MARVRNVVAVLPGTDSTGRLFLVAHSDSVETGPGASGDAAGVATLLETVRALTAGEPLRNDVVVLLTDAEEACLCGAEAFTESHPLAGEGGVVLNLGARGTTGPPITSETSLGNAGLAERYAAAVPHPVATSFAVEVYRRLSDDTDLSVLLADGFTGLDTAFIDGRAAYHTPQDTPSRLDRGTLQALGDNTLALARELGDADLTDLARPGDGDATYFPLPTGLVRYPGSLVWPLAGAAVLGVVVLAVVDRRRGSSLPRTLLGTVAALVPLALAPLAVVGLWRVLVLVRPAYASMTDPWRPGWFRLAAVALVAVVVLAWYALLRRRLGAAALRTGALVLLAALAVVLAALAPGGSYLAALPALAGVLAGLLPRPVHLLGALAAGAVAVVVLAPAVALLFPALGLAGGAAPAVVATLLALALLPALEGLFPAGPALLRALAVPGAAVVLAVLLTAVGLAVDRFDQQHPVPSQLVYALEADTGEAWWASTEEQPGEYTARYVGTPRTLPHDYPHLGGRAVAAGPAEVAALPASAVEVLDDRSSGGQRTVTVRVTPQRDVRLVVLGLTAPGGTVSAARLQARDVPADALGEDRLAVTFHAPPPGASRRRSPWTGTGRWPCGWSTAATG, from the coding sequence ATGGCGCGGGTGCGCAACGTCGTCGCGGTGCTGCCGGGCACCGACAGCACCGGGCGGCTGTTCCTCGTGGCGCACTCGGACTCGGTGGAGACCGGGCCGGGTGCCAGTGGCGACGCCGCCGGCGTGGCGACGCTCCTGGAGACGGTGCGGGCGCTGACCGCGGGCGAGCCGCTGCGCAACGACGTCGTGGTGCTGCTCACCGACGCCGAGGAGGCGTGCCTGTGCGGCGCGGAGGCGTTCACGGAGAGCCACCCGCTCGCCGGTGAGGGCGGCGTGGTGCTCAACCTCGGGGCCCGCGGCACCACCGGCCCGCCGATCACCTCCGAGACGTCGCTCGGCAACGCCGGGCTGGCCGAGCGCTACGCCGCCGCCGTGCCGCACCCGGTGGCGACCAGCTTCGCCGTCGAGGTCTACCGGAGGCTGTCCGACGACACCGACCTCAGCGTCCTGCTCGCCGACGGCTTCACCGGCCTGGACACCGCCTTCATCGACGGCAGAGCGGCGTACCACACCCCGCAGGACACGCCCTCGCGGCTGGACCGGGGGACCCTGCAGGCGCTCGGCGACAACACGCTGGCGCTCGCCCGGGAGCTGGGCGACGCCGACCTCACCGACCTCGCCCGGCCCGGCGACGGCGACGCCACGTACTTCCCGCTGCCGACCGGGCTCGTCCGCTACCCCGGGTCGCTGGTGTGGCCGCTGGCCGGGGCCGCGGTGCTCGGCGTCGTTGTCCTGGCGGTGGTGGACCGGCGCCGCGGGTCGTCGCTGCCGCGGACGCTGCTCGGGACGGTCGCCGCGCTGGTGCCGCTGGCGCTCGCGCCGCTGGCGGTCGTCGGGCTGTGGCGGGTGCTGGTGCTCGTCCGTCCCGCGTACGCCTCGATGACCGACCCGTGGCGGCCGGGCTGGTTCCGGCTGGCGGCGGTCGCGCTGGTCGCCGTCGTGGTGTTGGCCTGGTACGCGCTGCTGCGCCGCCGCCTGGGCGCGGCCGCGCTGCGGACCGGGGCGCTGGTGCTGCTCGCCGCCCTCGCGGTCGTCCTCGCCGCGCTCGCGCCCGGCGGGTCCTACCTGGCCGCGCTCCCGGCGCTCGCGGGTGTGCTGGCGGGGCTGCTGCCCCGGCCGGTGCACCTGCTCGGTGCGCTGGCAGCGGGGGCGGTCGCGGTCGTCGTCCTGGCGCCCGCCGTGGCGCTGTTGTTCCCGGCGCTCGGGCTGGCCGGCGGTGCCGCCCCGGCGGTGGTCGCGACGCTGCTCGCGCTGGCCCTGCTGCCGGCGCTGGAGGGGCTCTTCCCGGCCGGGCCGGCGCTGCTGCGGGCGCTCGCGGTGCCGGGTGCCGCCGTGGTCCTGGCCGTCCTGCTGACGGCGGTCGGGCTGGCCGTGGACCGCTTCGACCAGCAGCACCCGGTGCCCAGCCAGCTGGTGTACGCGCTGGAGGCCGACACCGGCGAGGCGTGGTGGGCCAGCACGGAGGAGCAGCCGGGGGAGTACACCGCGCGCTACGTCGGCACGCCGCGGACGCTGCCGCACGACTACCCCCACCTGGGCGGGCGGGCGGTGGCGGCCGGGCCCGCGGAGGTCGCCGCCCTGCCGGCGTCGGCGGTCGAGGTGCTCGACGACCGGTCCTCCGGCGGGCAGCGCACGGTCACCGTGCGGGTCACCCCCCAGCGCGACGTCCGGCTGGTCGTGCTCGGCCTGACCGCTCCCGGGGGCACGGTCAGCGCGGCCCGGCTGCAGGCGCGCGACGTCCCCGCCGACGCGCTGGGGGAGGACCGGCTCGCGGTGACCTTCCACGCGCCGCCGCCCGGGGCGTCGAGGCGACGTTCACCGTGGACGGGGACGGGCCGCTGGCCCTGCGGGTGGTCGACGGCAGCGACGGGCTGA
- a CDS encoding VOC family protein, producing MLRGLATVTLLAADVPAAVRWYAGVLDAEPYFTRPLEGPPAYVEFRIGDDEDELGVMDVRYATWTAGQPAGVVVHWHVDDLPAAVARMESAGAAVVQPPTVRGEGWATAVVADPFGNLLGLMTNPHWAAAHRG from the coding sequence GTGCTCCGAGGCCTCGCCACCGTGACCCTGCTCGCCGCCGACGTCCCCGCCGCGGTCCGCTGGTACGCCGGCGTGCTCGACGCCGAGCCCTACTTCACCCGGCCCCTGGAGGGCCCGCCGGCCTACGTCGAGTTCCGCATCGGCGACGACGAGGACGAGCTCGGCGTCATGGACGTCCGCTACGCCACCTGGACCGCCGGGCAGCCGGCCGGCGTCGTCGTCCACTGGCACGTCGACGACCTGCCCGCCGCGGTCGCGCGGATGGAGTCCGCGGGCGCCGCCGTCGTGCAGCCGCCCACCGTGCGCGGCGAGGGCTGGGCCACCGCCGTGGTGGCCGACCCGTTCGGCAACCTGCTCGGCCTCATGACCAACCCGCACTGGGCGGCCGCGCACCGCGGCTGA
- a CDS encoding nitroreductase family protein — protein sequence MEFADVVRRRRMVRDYDPDRPVPAEVRERLLAHAIRAPSAGFTQGWAFLVLESAEERDLFWSVTAGPGAPDAWLTRMRRAPLLVVPLSSKDAYLDRYAEPDKGWTDRDPAAVAARWPVPYWDVDAGMAALMMLLTAVDEGLGACLFGIPGERVDAFRAAFGIPPSHRPVGVVSVGYPGDGDRRSPSLKRGRRGVDEVVHRGRW from the coding sequence GTGCCCGCGGAGGTGCGCGAGCGGCTGCTCGCCCACGCGATCCGGGCGCCGTCGGCCGGGTTCACCCAGGGGTGGGCCTTCCTGGTCCTGGAGTCGGCGGAGGAGCGGGACCTGTTCTGGTCGGTGACGGCCGGTCCCGGGGCCCCGGACGCCTGGCTGACCCGCATGCGCCGCGCCCCGCTGCTCGTCGTCCCGCTCTCGTCGAAGGACGCCTACCTCGACCGCTACGCCGAGCCGGACAAGGGCTGGACCGACCGCGACCCCGCCGCCGTCGCTGCCCGCTGGCCGGTGCCCTACTGGGACGTCGACGCCGGGATGGCCGCGCTGATGATGCTGCTGACCGCCGTCGACGAGGGGCTGGGCGCCTGCCTGTTCGGGATCCCGGGCGAGCGGGTGGACGCCTTCCGGGCCGCGTTCGGGATCCCGCCGTCGCACCGGCCGGTCGGCGTCGTGTCCGTGGGCTACCCGGGCGACGGCGACCGGCGCTCCCCGTCGCTGAAGCGGGGGCGGCGGGGCGTGGACGAGGTCGTGCACCGGGGCCGGTGGTGA
- a CDS encoding HNH endonuclease signature motif containing protein: MFECAEVSADGVVRSLGCFADDGTPVSREELVAALDDLPSTDEFIAAACPPGSPERAALPDRWIVRLLQLGERRAAALAADRAELVGLLAAQRPAEPGPAVPEVMDVSEWLPCELALVHPYGERRAGRLIRTSLALTTRFLATLEALRRGEIDEAHADAVVDLLEPLDADLAARVETDVLPRAGGRTPGGLRDALRRRIDRLDPEARERRHQRARSAADVRWWATEDGMGRLMADLPLPEAAACGTAIDGWARQLRAAGDARPIGQLRTAVLRDLVLRPWERRPAVGVSLVVHAQLSTLRGGDGPAEVDGHPVSGAQCRALLAEAGALGLRRPEGGSLEFAVHDGAGDLVAVGTRRAVERGAREAGLRRPPGTPHYRPRTGQRRFTAIRDRRCRHPQCTRRVGRTDLDHCVPWPRGATTCDNLCCLCRRHHRLKTHARGWRFRMLPGGRLEVTTPSGVTRVTDPPRVVDAPPVRAGAPPSAAGGTHPPPF; this comes from the coding sequence GTGTTCGAGTGTGCGGAGGTGTCCGCCGACGGGGTCGTCCGGTCCCTCGGCTGCTTCGCCGACGACGGCACGCCGGTGTCCCGGGAGGAGCTGGTCGCGGCGCTCGACGACCTGCCGTCCACCGACGAGTTCATCGCCGCCGCCTGCCCGCCGGGCAGTCCCGAGCGGGCGGCGCTGCCCGACCGGTGGATCGTCCGGCTGCTGCAGCTGGGCGAGCGCCGCGCCGCCGCGCTGGCCGCCGACCGCGCCGAGCTGGTCGGGCTGCTGGCCGCGCAGCGCCCCGCCGAGCCGGGCCCGGCCGTCCCCGAGGTCATGGACGTCAGCGAGTGGCTGCCGTGCGAGCTGGCCCTCGTCCACCCCTACGGGGAACGCCGGGCCGGGCGGCTGATCCGGACGTCGCTGGCGCTGACCACCCGGTTCCTCGCCACGCTGGAGGCGCTGCGCCGCGGCGAGATCGACGAGGCGCACGCCGACGCCGTCGTCGACCTGCTCGAGCCGCTCGACGCCGACCTCGCCGCGCGCGTGGAGACCGACGTGCTGCCCCGGGCGGGAGGCCGGACACCGGGTGGGCTGCGGGACGCCCTCCGTCGGCGCATCGACCGGCTCGACCCCGAGGCGCGCGAGCGGCGCCACCAGCGGGCCCGTTCCGCCGCCGACGTCCGCTGGTGGGCGACGGAGGACGGGATGGGCCGGCTGATGGCCGACCTGCCGCTGCCCGAGGCCGCTGCGTGTGGCACGGCCATCGACGGCTGGGCGCGCCAGCTGCGCGCCGCCGGCGACGCGCGGCCGATCGGTCAGCTGCGCACCGCGGTCCTCCGCGACCTCGTGCTGCGGCCCTGGGAGCGGCGCCCCGCGGTGGGCGTCTCGCTCGTCGTCCACGCGCAGCTGTCCACGCTGCGGGGCGGGGACGGGCCGGCGGAGGTCGACGGCCACCCCGTGAGCGGGGCGCAGTGCCGCGCGCTCCTGGCGGAGGCCGGCGCGCTGGGCCTGCGGCGTCCGGAGGGCGGCAGCCTCGAGTTCGCCGTCCACGACGGGGCCGGGGACCTGGTGGCCGTGGGGACCCGGCGGGCCGTCGAGCGGGGGGCCCGCGAGGCGGGTCTGCGGCGCCCTCCCGGCACCCCGCACTACCGGCCGCGCACGGGACAGCGGCGGTTCACCGCCATCCGCGACCGCCGGTGCCGGCATCCGCAGTGCACGCGCCGGGTGGGCCGCACCGACCTCGACCACTGCGTCCCCTGGCCGCGCGGGGCCACGACCTGCGACAACCTGTGCTGCCTGTGCCGCCGGCACCACCGGCTCAAGACGCACGCCCGCGGCTGGCGCTTCCGGATGCTGCCCGGCGGCCGGCTGGAGGTGACCACGCCCTCGGGCGTCACCCGGGTCACCGATCCGCCGCGCGTGGTCGACGCGCCGCCGGTCCGGGCAGGCGCACCACCGTCCGCGGCCGGGGGGACGCACCCACCGCCGTTCTGA